The genomic region CATCATGCAGGACTTTTAGAAgtatcatgtgggatctagttccctgatcagggattgaatctgggcaccctgcattgggaacatggagtcctagccactgtaccaccggggaagtccctccagTCTCTTTCGTTAACCTTTTTCACTCTTAAAGATTGTTCTTAGGCCTTTCATACCTTCCCCACCAGTGGAAAAGTAGCGTGTGTCTGATGGTTATAAAGAAGGATCTCTTAATCCCATAGAAAACCATATAAATTGTGTACTCTGGTTAATAATTTTCAGTGATGAaaactttttgcttttttctgcaGACCTCTTCTGCAGTAGGTATTTCCTGCAGATGCAAAGGGATATGTTAATTAGGTGAGCTATTTCTGAGGCTCCCAACATGTGGAAAGATggaaattatttccttaggataattTTCAAGGCCATAGGGACATCTAATGCAAGATGTTTGACTTACTTTGGTGAGGACGATGAGGATCACGAGCACACTGGTGATGTAGATAGAGAACAGGACTAAGAGGGCTATCAGGGCGGACTGCAGTTCCTTGCTGAGAACCTTCATCTCTTTGTTAATTatagacagagaaagagacagtCACTATTGAAACATATTAttgcaaatatatgtataaagtgTAATTGAAACTAAATGTTAAGGGGGACACATGAGCTTATGCTATTTGGCTattcatataaaaatttattCAGGGGCTCTTGATTTAGAAGGCGCTCAAGTatatgatcagagaaggcaatggcaccccactccagtgctcttgcctggaaaatcccatgggcggaggaacctggtaggcttcagtccatggggtcactaagagtcggacacgactgagcgacttcattttcacttttcactttcatgcattggagaaggaaatggcaacccactccagtgttcttgcctggagaatcccagggacgggggagcctggtgggctgccgtctatggggtcacacagagtcggacatgactgaagtgacctagcagcagcagcaacaacaagtATATGATAGTTAAAGCCAGTTCATTAGTTCTTTAAGTGTATTATGCCCAAaatgttactcatttttaaaacttaaaattttaataaattcaatTATTTGTCATATGCTAAGAATCACTTTTTATGTAAATTGTTGCTTAAAGTGAGATAAACATTTCAAGACAGGTTGTTCAAGGGCGTTTTAAGTTTCTTTTAGTAGATACAAGTGTCACCAAGAGTCTGTGGAGTTAAAATTCTTTCCCACATATGTTTATGACCTTGAACTGTACACATAGGTAAGCAGGCCATACACTAAGATTATGGTGCTCACTGAACGCTTGTATGTTCAGTGGTGTTGTGTGTCTCTTCTTTCTAATAAAGCTGGAAGTAGAATTATTGAATCCATTTGTACATTCTGAATTTCTCCCTCGCTGCAGTAAGTGTCCTGTTCTCTAGGTAGTGATGAAGTAACACACCACATCTTCAAGTACACAATTATTTGAAGTACAGAATCCAATTAAATTTGTAATTGTTATCTGAATAACTTGTGCTTTTCAACTAAATAAGCCCGTAGATGCTTATCCTGTGAACTCAGTTTATACAACATACATTTTTCTTGTGAAACTTAACAAATCAACCATATctgtaaaacttaaaaaagtttCAAGTGTGAAATTAGAGGCTCTGTTAAAAAGGTAGGAAATTGCTGTTTCTGTCTTAATCGTATTTTCATTCCTACTCTTAAGAAGGGTGTTTCATCACATGAACTTGCAGGTTTGAGACCTCCTTCTTTACAAACCATTTTTCTTCTGGCTGTTGTTTTTTATAGAAGACACATGCATGCAGTGAGAGATACAAATTGCCACGGctgttgtgtgtttgtgttaatatctgttgtttagtcgtgtccgaccctttcaggtcccatagactgcagtgcacctggcttccctgtccttcaccatctcccggagtttgctcaaactcaagtccattgagtccgggatgccatccacccatctcatcctctgttgcccccttctcctcctgccttcaatctttcccagcatcagggtcatttccagagagtcggctcttcacatcaggtggccaaagtattggagcttctgcatcactccttccaatgaatattcagagttgatttccttagcTGACATTAATTATTTGATATAAACCAGGCACCATTAAAAGTGCTTTATGTGCATTAACTCATTTATAATTTACCCCTACAAGTGAGCGTAAACTAACATTAAATGATGGTGAAATAGCAAAAGTTCATTAGAACACCAAAGTAAGAATTGTAATATAGGACAATCTGGGCTCCTCGAAGTCCTGTGTTAAAACCAAAAGCCTGATCAATTTGAGTTTATGTTTTAATGATCTCAGAGCTCATCGTACTAGTTTCTTTAAAGGGGAGAGGTCTGAGAAAAGCATGGAGTTActgttcttctcttcctttctccagaaTCATGTGAAGCTTTTCCTCACAATTTCATAATTTATAGGTCTTAGCTAGGCTCAGTGTCCTCACCTGCATGAGGAGATTGTCATGGATTTTAGTAAATCTAAGGAAACCACACCGACCCTTTTTCTGTTCATTATCTATGCACAAGGGGGTAAGGTCAGGGGTCCCCCAGTGGCTTTACCTAAAATTTGTGTTTATTCTTCAtaatgcatatttttttaatgggttCAATTTATTGATTGCTTCTGCTTCTTCAGTGTTTTGTTCTAGATGGTGCAATACCAGGCGAGATCCTAACAGGGCTCTCCGTTAAACGTCATATTTCAATGTGTGTAACATGGAGAAAGGAGGACGTAGCTGGTCAGCCTTTGCCAGTGAAGTCTGGACATAGAGAGGATAGCACCTGACATAACCCTGACTGTGTCCGCGGAGGCCGAGAGATGGGATTGGAGTAGTTCATCAGTCCAAACTGCATGTTGGCTAGTGTGAGGGTCACACTGTTCACTGGCTGAGCTATTAAGTTATCAGATGTATCTCCTaatctctgcatagaagtaagtGATGCATTTAAGGGACCAAGCAGGACACACTGTACGGGAATAAAGCTTTGACTGACCTCTTACCACAAGCACAGTCCCTCTTCCCGTTTGCTTAGCTCTTGGTTGCTTTGAGTTGGGAAAGGCTATTCCACAGACGTAGATTGCACTGTCATTGAAAGTCAGCCTGTTCACAGTGAGGGAAACCTGGTTTTGTGCCGGATTCTCAAGTGTGTATTTGTCTGTCTTACTTGTGCATCCATTCAAGCACAGGTTCTTAGACTCATGAGTCCCGTAGCGAAACCACAGGCATTTTGGTTGCTCTGCGGGGCACCCCACTGTGGAGAAGGAGCAGGGCAAGGTTACGACCTTTTGCATGTAGTCCACTTGAAGTTCAGGTGGTTGAGACACTGAGACGGTGCAGTCATCCGCGACCCCTgtaggaggaagcagaggagctTGATCAGTGGGCGTCTCACCTCCCTTTGTCCTGTGCTCCTGTTTTATCGACATTTTTGAAGAATCCACTGAAAACCATGGCTTTCTTGTTTTTACCTCACTCTCAGCACAGACAAGACTCTAAAAGTAGACACTGGtgccaatattttatgataactataaatggagtataacctttaaaattgtgaatcactattaTAAAGTTACGGTACAcccttaacttttttttaacttgtacattaactttgctgctgctgctgataagtcgcttcagtcatgtccgactctttgtgaccccatagatggtagctaCTTCAATCcaaaaaattaagacttaaaaaaaaggtAGACGCTGGTGTTCCTTACTTTTCTTGACCCTCTGAGTTTCCTGACCTCAGGCTGCTGGAGCACAGTGATGTCTGGTACTTAAAGggcagccctgggggtggggtggggatctCCTTTGCTGGAGGTGACAGCAGATCTGAGTTAGAAGGTCGGGGTCCACGTGTACACTCGTGGTGTACTTAGGAGCTGTCAGTTGATCTCCCTGTGCACATCAATTGCTCTATAGGAGCTTGTTTCCTTATCTGAACCCCTGGACTCATAGGAGTATTGCATTCAGTGTAGCAATAGGTATCAAAGCACATGAGcagcagggatttttttttcctgcctcttaAGGTTGTGATTGCTAGGAATTCATGACAGTTTACAGTTGTTCTTCAGGGAGTCTAGTTGTCCCAAAGGGAAACATTGTAAAAGGCAGTATGTACATCTGGGAAATTGCAGCCCTGGCTCAGCCAGCCTTTCGTTGCTGAGCAGAGGCCTGATGAGCTGGCCATGCCACTGCCCAGCAGGTTAGTTTCTTTCCTGGCTCGTGTGTGCTGCTTTGTAGCCTCTTGTAGCTTTAATTTACTTGAGCAGTATTGTGATTAGGAGTAGACATTTGAGTTTGGATCCTAGGTCTTGCTAGTTCTTAGCTTTCTGGTCTGTTTCCTCATTAGCAAAAGGGGGATAGTGTTGAGTATCATGAGGTTAGCAGGAAGTTTCATGGAGGCCATCAGTGCACAAGGAGTATTTACTTACCTGGGTCTAAGTAAGTATTTAATGAAAGGAGCTATTTCTGCTGCCATGGCCACTCCTGTCTCCACAGGATCATATGCCCATTTTAGATATAGCTCTAAATAGAGCTCTAAAGAGAGagagctcagctgataaagaatccacctgcaatgcaagagaccccagttcaattcctgggtcgggaaaatccgctgaagaagggataggctacccactccagaattcttgcgcttccctggtggctcagctggtaaagaatccatccgcaatgcaggagacctgggtatgatccctgggttgggaaggtcccctggagaagggaaaggctaccgactccagtattctggcctggagaattccatggactgtatagtccatggggtcgcaaagagtcggacatgaccaagcgactttcacttcacaacgTCATGTCAGCAGGGCCGAGACTAGACGCCCCATCCAGTGCTCTCCCCGCCGCCACATCATGCTGCTTCCCTGTCATGGGGGTGGGTCCCTATGTGGCCTTCTATCTAATCCCAGGTTCGTGAAGCTGGAAAGCTGCTCCGTTATTTATTACTGGGAAGACCTGCCCTGAGCCATTTTGGGGGCAAGGGAGGCTGTATGTGAAATACTGTTGGTTGAGGCAAAGTGGAATTTGTGCGTGTTTTCACTCTGACTTTGTGTGGTTACGTGTTTCTACATGGGCTTATTTGTCTGACTTTTCCCTTTGCTGTtgtacacaaaattaaaaaataatccaagTTGTCTGATACAAGTTTCATATGGGCTTTTTGTCACTTAACATTTTTCTTATAGGTCCTGACCCAGAGCAGAAGAATTAAAACTAGAATCATGGTATTTGTGACCCAGATCTCTTCTCACCATGTTGTAATTTTTGTTATTTGTGCAATTGGAGATGAGCTGGGAGCTTTTTAGCAACCTGGTAAAGGTAAACCAGATGAGCGGGTAAAGTCAAGTCACTGGAGAAGACCAGGCTTCCTGCGTCTTCAGCCAAGGGGCTTAGCCTCTCTCCTAAGGCTGGTGGAAACGGCTTTATAAGGTATAATAATCGTTAAAGTGTGGGAACTTGAAGTGGGCCTGCCAGAGTCGTGAGGTTAATCAGCAAGGTCCCAGTGTCAACTCCTCCATGAGGTAGTTTTTAAAAGGGAAGCTaccttttaacatttttcttggaGAACTAGTGTTCCAGGGTAAAATAAATACTTGCAACTTAGAAGTTTCATATCTCTGCTCGTGACCACCTCAGAAGGGAGAAAACCGGGTCCAGTGGTTTCCTGTGAGAGCCCAGGCTGTGAGGAGACGGCTGCTCCCCCCGCAGCCCCGCGCCATGAATGAGGCGGCAGCTTAGTGCAAAAGGGAAGTTTGGATACTGTGTCAGCCTGCAGCCCACTCTGAAGAGCTGCACTTTAAGAGCTCTCATATCCTGTAGGGGTTCTTTTAAACACAGTACCCTCTGGAAAGGTTGAAAGTTTATCTTCTTAGTGGAGGGAATAAAAAAAGATTACTGTTTTTGAAAACCAAGCTAcaaaatacatagaaaagtaaTTTCCGAACTTTCTAAAAAACGCCTTTATGGAAAATTTCGAACGTACGCAGTAGTTGACCAGCACAGTAGCTTCTCCGCCATCACCTGACTTCAGCCCAGTCTCGTTTCAGCTCTTCTCCCTACTTGTGCCTTTATCTCGTGTTATTTTAGGGCAAATTCCAGATAATTTGTCTGCACATCTTTCAGTATATGTCTTTGAAAGataattcttttgaaaaataatactaattaGACTACtctataaaagtaatatatatacacttattagGAAATAAATAGACTTATTACTGAAAGTAGAAGCAAAAACATCACCCATAGTCCTTTCACCGCTCTGCCCCCACCAAATCactgttaacatttaaaaatatttctttacagatgagaaaaaaataagagcttTTGTTCCCTTTCCTGGCCTATGACCCAAACTTTGTGAGCAAATCTGAGATTATGAGATTTTTTAGAACAATGATGAAATTATTAGAACTGTGATACAGGAAACTCTCTCATAgagaaaaaacaggcaaaagtaTCCATGTATTTGTGATATGGTTATTTTTCAAGGAAGGAGCCattgcagttttttaaaatgacaggTACTTCAATTTATAGAAATTCGGCTTTTTCTGAAAgactgttctttaaaaatatttaagtatttaattcaGAGTCAGTTTGCCTGTATGGGAACTGAATTGTTAATGATTAATgtgattttatgaatattttcaagCCTTTGTTTGGTGAGGTACTCTTCTCTAAAGCAGCATGATAGCAAAGGAAGTTTTCAatgttaatattaattttttttctcagctgtttttTTATTACCTATTTCtctgagaaaaaaggaaatttgtCACTTTAGACAGTTTCCATAat from Bos javanicus breed banteng chromosome 25, ARS-OSU_banteng_1.0, whole genome shotgun sequence harbors:
- the IGSF6 gene encoding immunoglobulin superfamily member 6, encoding METVNRGKIILSLEFNLILFYVGVADDCTVSVSQPPELQVDYMQKVVTLPCSFSTVGCPAEQPKCLWFRYGTHESKNLCLNGCTSKTDKYTLENPAQNQVSLTVNRLTFNDSAIYVCGIAFPNSKQPRAKQTGRGTVLVVREMKVLSKELQSALIALLVLFSIYITSVLVILIVLTKAKSNTQRKKETEESQKKKSARRIFQEIAQELYSKRQQTSQQTEKDNTYENRAALSNYERP